One Nostoc punctiforme PCC 73102 DNA window includes the following coding sequences:
- a CDS encoding acetate--CoA ligase family protein yields the protein MVLQKSSDLVRINARRTDVFDIFNFKHYVGPNPYLDAGALVFDFALVDSREPLPIDDYIASIGDRYPNLGSQSYESHAYLFAQVVSEVGKLDMDLHLKHWSVKPYPDFVRISVQSLHERTTREVVYFVWDWFEAITQDEDFNFEEQLVRLQNRFRASVYGGPTVYALLRTAYEKGIPAFYLWEEGLMQYGFGKKHVRGVATTFNCDSHLDSEFTTRKDDCKAFLKTLGFPVPEGDIVFSEKEALAAAREIGYPVAVKPVVGHKGIGVTADVQDSKELESAYNRALAAIPEDQVTRIIVEKSISGSDFRMLCVNGRFVAATERRPASVVGDGYLTLAELIRLENRKPARLDTPTSPMSKIQIDEAMELYLEEQRLSLDSVIEKGRTVYLRKVANLSAGGMSIDATHTVHDDNIILAQDIAQHFQLTCLGIDVITKSLSESWKSSNFAILEINAAPGVLMHLKPSEGESVDVPSHILETFFESGTDSRIPIITFNRISVEELQTTIDHILLQHPNWTIGAVCRDAVFVNRSKKVLSKNYNSNVQTLLRHPKVDLLIAEYAEDILDEEGMFYRNSNIVVLDNPTETEMMLARDVFDGSTVVIRKGNDISIRRKGLIEDYTLAEDEPFTRVYLKETGTIL from the coding sequence ATGGTTCTACAAAAAAGCAGTGACTTAGTTCGCATTAATGCTAGAAGAACGGATGTATTCGATATTTTCAACTTCAAGCATTATGTTGGCCCCAACCCCTATTTAGATGCAGGGGCGTTAGTATTTGACTTTGCTCTAGTGGACTCTAGAGAGCCTTTGCCCATAGACGATTATATTGCAAGCATTGGCGATCGCTATCCAAATCTGGGCAGCCAAAGCTACGAGTCCCATGCCTATCTATTTGCCCAAGTTGTGTCCGAAGTCGGAAAACTTGATATGGATTTGCACCTTAAGCATTGGAGTGTTAAGCCATATCCAGATTTCGTGCGAATTAGCGTCCAATCACTACATGAACGCACAACTAGAGAGGTCGTTTATTTTGTTTGGGATTGGTTTGAAGCCATTACCCAAGACGAAGACTTTAACTTTGAGGAGCAGCTAGTGAGGCTGCAAAATAGATTTCGCGCGTCTGTCTATGGTGGCCCCACAGTTTACGCCCTATTGCGAACAGCCTACGAAAAAGGTATTCCCGCCTTTTATTTGTGGGAAGAAGGATTAATGCAATACGGCTTTGGAAAAAAACACGTCCGAGGAGTAGCAACCACATTTAACTGTGATAGTCATCTAGATTCAGAGTTTACCACCCGTAAAGATGACTGCAAAGCATTTCTAAAAACCTTGGGTTTCCCAGTCCCTGAAGGCGATATCGTCTTTTCTGAAAAGGAAGCCTTGGCAGCAGCAAGAGAAATTGGCTACCCAGTGGCAGTTAAGCCAGTGGTAGGTCATAAAGGAATTGGCGTTACGGCTGACGTACAAGACTCAAAAGAGCTGGAATCTGCTTATAATAGAGCATTAGCAGCGATTCCTGAAGATCAAGTAACTAGGATAATTGTTGAGAAAAGTATTTCAGGATCGGATTTTCGGATGTTGTGTGTCAATGGCAGATTTGTCGCCGCCACAGAACGCCGTCCAGCATCGGTTGTCGGTGATGGCTACTTAACGCTTGCAGAATTAATTCGCCTAGAAAACCGCAAACCTGCACGTTTAGATACGCCCACCTCACCCATGAGTAAAATTCAGATTGATGAAGCGATGGAACTTTACTTAGAGGAACAGCGCTTATCACTAGACAGTGTGATTGAAAAAGGACGCACTGTTTACCTGCGTAAAGTTGCCAATCTTTCAGCCGGAGGTATGAGCATCGATGCAACCCACACAGTTCATGATGACAATATTATCTTGGCGCAAGATATTGCCCAACATTTCCAGTTGACTTGCCTTGGTATTGATGTCATTACCAAAAGTCTCTCCGAATCTTGGAAATCTAGTAACTTCGCTATCCTGGAAATTAACGCTGCACCAGGAGTTTTAATGCATCTTAAACCTTCTGAAGGTGAAAGTGTTGATGTACCTTCTCATATTCTAGAAACCTTTTTTGAGTCGGGTACAGATTCGAGAATACCGATTATCACATTTAATAGAATCTCAGTTGAAGAACTGCAAACAACAATTGATCATATCCTTTTGCAACATCCCAACTGGACAATTGGCGCTGTTTGTCGTGATGCAGTTTTTGTGAATCGCTCGAAAAAAGTATTAAGCAAAAATTACAATAGTAACGTCCAAACTTTGCTCCGTCATCCCAAAGTTGATTTGCTGATTGCCGAATATGCGGAAGACATCTTAGATGAAGAGGGGATGTTTTACCGGAATAGTAATATCGTGGTTTTGGATAATCCCACCGAAACTGAGATGATGCTGGCGCGGGATGTCTTTGATGGTTCTACTGTGGTGATTAGAAAAGGCAACGATATTTCTATCCGTCGCAAAGGGTTGATTGAAGATTATACTTTGGCTGAAGATGAACCATTTACACGTGTTTATTTGAAAGAAACTGGAACGATTTTGTGA